ATCAACATGGACACGGCAAGCAGATGTACCCCGGCTAATACATCAATTTGTGGCCTCCATCTCGATCTGTTCCTTTCTGCGGTCCCAGTTGCAATTATGGGCACATCTGACTTCATTACAGGATGATCAATCGATCTCAACCACATCTCTCAGCTCTACGGTACTCGGTGAGGTCGTATCCCTGGTTGGCTGTTGGTATGCTTGAATTTGTATACCACCTAGTCTCATACCACGGAGATTCAATTTTAAACAACCAACCAGACCTTCACTCATAATTGCCCTCCTCTCAAGATCAGATCAAAGACCAATCACGGATGTGTCACTGATTGCCACACCGCCCCAGCAACTGGCGATGGTCCATTCTGAACCGCATCTGCATTGTAACAACAAATTCTGTCCGCAAATGCGTCTCTAAAACCTCCTGTCCAGCCCATTACTCACCATTCGCATTGTGTGTAGTTGTGTGTTGGTCAGTGCACTCCTGGATTGTGTGTTCAGGCGTGCATCATCTTGCTTATGTAAGTGAACtctacgaggaggatgggTCGCCAGTTCGAACCCGGTCAGGTGGTATTTCAAGGAAATAACCGCAAATCGCGAATCGGACGAGTTATACCATCTTCCTCGACCTCGTCAATCGGATCTGGTGGATCGCATGatttgatcacgtgacgttaTATCCCCCCTTCTTAGACTTCCTAAATGATGTTTATGTATCAAGTCCAGATTGGATTTCTCcagtacgtacttgtagtgttaTTTGGCTTAAAAACAGTCGATTTTGTCCAGAAAAACCAATCATGAAAATTTGCAGGCAGATTTGAGCTGACTTCTCTGTTTCCAGCTCTTCAGCGCCATTTCAAGTCTTCCAGAATGTTCTCTGTTTTGGTCGTTATTTTCATCTCAACTTTAAATCACcactgaaaaaaaaaaaatcgtgATTTTTCATTATTTTAGAGTTCCCCATAATTTCAAGTTTCACCGTACACATCAGAACAACATCATATTTCCGTCATATTCCGTCATATTTCCAACATATTTCTTCTAAAGATTGGAAATTGCAAAAAAATCAGACCAAATTAGTCGAAAATATCGTTCCAAGTCGAAAGACCGGCCTAAGATACCCACTTTTGCGCAATACCCAACATCCCCAGTCATGCCTTTGAACACCCTCACAAAACTTCCCAGACTCGCTCTGGCGGTCAGCGGAGGGTCCGACTCAATGGCACTGGCCTACATGATATCACAAACACCCGGTTTGAGCGAGAAAACCACAGCATACACCGTGGATCACGGGGTACGGAGTGAATCGTCTTCGGAGGCCCAAAACGTTCACGAAATCGTCTCTAGACTAGGTATAAACCATCGGATTCTCAAATTGGACGCTTTGAACGACACAAAAGAACTTTCAATGCGACAGGCGCGTTATTCGAAACTCATTGCGGCCATGAATGATGACGGAGTTTCTACAGTCGTCACGGCACATACCCAAGACGATTGTATAGAGACATTCGTGGTACGTATGCTTAGAGGAAGTGGATTATTTGGACTTGCAGGAATCCAGCCACGAGTCTCGTTTAATCCTTATACCTGGGGAGGAGGTGGTATTGCGCTGAAACAGCATTCAAGGACGGAATTGGCGTCTGGATGGAAGCTAATGAGACCGTTACTGGGTCTAACAAAGTCCCATTTACGAAATGTGCTTGTTAAGAACAACATCCCCTGGTTCGAAGACCCTACCAACCAAAACGTGGAGATTGCAGAACGAAACCTGGTGAGAAAGATGTATTACGAGTACCCGGAACTGATTCCGGAGGAGTTCCAGGCATCCAATGTATTgagactgctggagaagctcaatgGGTATCGGATAAAGTGCGAAACGGAGGCTTCCGAGGTATCTTCCAGATTGCTAGCTGCTTCTCAATCGCCAGATGGAACTATTACTCTCTCTGAGGAACAAGTGAAAGGGGTTCTGACCAAACTGCCACATGATACGCTTCAACTAGTATTGAGAAACATTCTTTCTCCGCTATCTCCGTTGCCAGATCTGTCTCTAAGGCTGCACAGACTGCGAGGCTTGACTGGACGGTTTGAAGCAGGCAACAAGTTCAACCTTGCCGGAGTCGACTTCTCCCTCAGAAACGACAAATGGCAGCTGTCGCGCGAGGTGCCTCGACGACCTTCCGATCACGTGGTCCAGCTAACTCCCGGTCGTGTGAGTCTCTGGGATAACCGGTTCTTTGTTGTTTCCGACCTCCCAAAGGCCACGGTCCAGTTTATCGACTGGGACAGTCATCGAGAGCTGTTCAAGagcaaggaggagctgaacAAGGCGCGAGATCAGGCGAGAAAGAGAAACCCCATCCTGGTTTACGAGGGTGGATATTCTTTTCCTGCTTTACAACGAGGTGTTTTGAATACAATGCCCAAGTGAGTGTACAGCACGATATGGGGAGTGCGAGGCAGCCCGGCGAGCCTCGAGGATCTTTCGAGCGTCTCAAGTTTTGTTTATTCATCAGCTGATCAGATTTCATCACCACTGGGGAAGTATGAGCTCAGAAATGGCTATAACGTTCCAGTAGCGTGATGGCAAACACAGCTCAACGACATGGCCGACATGAACGACATGCCCGACATGGCCGACACATATCATCATGCCCGCCGAATACAGCTTTGGAAACAAGAAGCCATGCACTGCAGAGCAGTTTTTGAAAACAAAATCAGCAAGCTCTATGGCGAGTGCACACTTGAAAACGTTGAAAGATTCAATTTCGCATTCGAGGGTCCAATGAAAGCTCCGATGGATGGTTTGACGTATTCTTGAAGTTTTATGAAGCTCAACTTCTATTTTTGGCGTTAACGAGGGAGTTGACTATGCCTGTTCGATACCGACTGCGGCAAGAGATCAACACCGAAGAAGTTCTACTCGGGAAGGGGGGTTACTTCTGTTAAGGAAGTCCATTGAAAAAGAGTCAAACCTGTCGCGGGTCCGAATTGGAGCCCCTTTTAAAAGCCGCCGTTGGTTCTGATATGAAGGAGGCCAGTCAAAACTGGGTAACACTACAATGCTCAACACCCACTCGCGAAGTCATGGCTCGATTATTCTACGAACAGGACCTGAAGCTGGAGTTTCCACATGCGGCAGATCTAGTTGACATTGCACTATTGTATGATATACCTGACCTTCTGGAGATTGCAATTCTCAAAATAAAGGCTCAACAGGATCTCACggtgttgttgatggaCCTTTCCAATTTATTTATCTGACTTACAATCATCTATAAATCTTAGAACGGGCGACAGTAGTGATATATCTGCGACCAAAGTGTTTTAATAATGCTAATACTGAAAATCGCGTTGCGAAGCGCTTGCTATTGTTGAACTGTACTTGAATGGCCCATCATCACCCATTTCTATACAGAAACGTGGACACATCCATATACACACAGTCAGATTTAGCACTATTGTCAATGAATGTCTGAAAATGACAATAGTACAAAACGGCACTTCGAATCCATCGAATCCATTCAACGTCACCCAAAAACTATCTAATAATCTATTGTCTATGGCAGGATCTAATCTTCCTCCGGCTTCTGCAGTTTGTAgcccatcttctccagctctccCTCCAGCTTGTCAAAACCTCTCTTTAGTCTGGGATTAACGgcgtcctcctcgttgttGAAACCTCGCTGGCCCTCAAAGATAATCTCTTTCAAGTTGCCGAGAGGCTCCATGAGAGCAGAAAGCTCGAGAAGACCGTCAAGATACTCCGCAGGAGCGACAGTTAGCTGATGGACGAGAATGTCAAAGAACTGGACGTAAAGATCGGGGTTCTTGGAACTCAGCTCCTCGCCCTTGCACAGAATCTTGATATAGTCTCTCCAGGTGATGGAAGAAGAGTAATTGCTCAGAACCAGACACAGTAGAAACGACAATTGAAGATAACCCAGTAatgacgaggacgacgagtctTTTAGAAGCACATTCTCAATGTACCATGACGAATCGAGCGAGTCAAGAGTCCGTTCTCGGCCTGTAGATCCAGGTCTCCAGGTGTGATCGGGGGTAAGAGCGGGGAAGTTGAGAGTGGGCTCCTTGTCAAGATTCTCAAATCCAGGAGTGATATTGTTCATCTCATCGGCAGGAATATCGTGCGACGCATCCTTCTTTGTCGATGAGGACACATCAGATTCCGCAACGGGAGAGGCATGACGCTTGTCTCTCTGTTCCTTGGACTTTTGAAGAGCTCCCTTCAACACACCAGCCTCCTGGGCAGTCGCAGTGGTGGAAGAAACGACAACGTCGGGAGCAATGACGCTGGAGACCACGctctgggtcacgtgatttgtCAGTGTCGCGAAGTCTGCCGACTCGGCGGTATGGTGCTCCTCACTGATGGTATCGAATGCCAGCATGTAGGGGTACTGTTCGGGGACAATGGAGAGTGCTTCGGCGATATCAATGGTCTGGTTTGTCAGCATTTCTTCCTTTTTGGAGTCCCATTTGAAAATGAGCACCTCTCcttccttggcctcgaACACCACTCCGTTTCGGACACTGGTTTCGTCCTGGCCCCAGTGCAAGATGTGCGTTCGTCCGGGGGGGATTGATTTGATGCCTTTAAAAGTGGGAGTTGAAGTGAAGTAGTAGAGATCAATGCCGACAAGCCATCCGGCAGGGATATCCAGAGCAattgttgtttttggtggTCTTGACATGATAATGTGTCGTTGAAGCAGACTGGTTGGAGACGATTTGAGTGTGTGAGTTCGGCACTTGCAAGTTGTTCACTTGATATGCCTTCGTGTTTGTGATTGTGTCAGTGTCAAGTGTCTGTGTCAATTCAGTCggtcgtcttcgtcggtGGTGTATCGGATCGGCCACCAGactgtacctgtagtaTCGTGGCTGTAAGAGTGAGAGTGGTTTGCTCTTCGGATATCAGCGCCTCGCATATGATAAACTTCAAAGTTTCGGAGCGAGTTTGAGAGTGTAGAAGGCGGAAAAAACGAGAGAAAGAGCCGAAATTTCTACAAGACACTCTCATAGATGCCAATGGCCTACTGTCGAAATTTTGGCCCATTTCAGGCTCTCGAATGCCGCCAAAAACGACCCCTTTTCGCGTCGTACATAAAACTCTAATATTCGAGATCTCTATCTGGCGCGCAGCTCCAGTTAAGGCGGCCATGTGAAACACGACTCTGATGAAAGTCTGACCTTCAGGGTCGCCAAAAGAAACACCAGGGGGCTTACTAAGAAGGGGGAATATaagagaaacaaaaaagaaaatatCCTTCCctcatctcctcgtctcgTCATGACGAGGAAAGGGAAAAAATGATTTCTggcaggatcgaactgccgACGTTCTGCGTGTTAAGCAGATGCCATGACCAACTAGACCAAGAAACCAACTCTGTTGGGAATAAAAAGCGTTGGATGAGATATATCCGCACTCTGCTGAGTAACATGGCCATCAATTTTATGACCTTTATGGTCTTCTGACGAGTAACTGGGCATTTTATATCCCACCAATAGCTGGTTTGATCACTCTCATGTTGTCAGAACTTCTTCAAACCAGCTTTATTGGAGTCTAGAGCTCAATGGTTGAGAATACAATGGCCAAACAATCATGTGGACGAAGTAGAAAGATCTGggccgagattgaggatTTTAATCAATACAAAAGTTAGATTGAAGAGACACACGCGGTTTTCTCCCGCAAAGCCCTTCAACGGcgtatgtatgtacatactggacGGCATACTGGTAGTGTCGAGCTCTCCAAGATCCCAAGCCGCAATAGAATTCTtttgtatgtactttacGGACAACCTGGATATTATACAGATTCCCTCTCTATACTTATTCGACTCTTTGGTCTCGAAATGACTGTATTATCTTCGCCTTGCTCATTTCAGTTCCACTCAGCGTGTAGTTGGACCTACTCATCGATATCAACTAAACCCAACTAAACCCTCCTACCACACTACAAGCCCATGCCACGGCCACAGCCGCATTCCAGGAGATGCAAAAACTTGTACAAGCATACAAATCGCTGCCTGAAACACGATATCCTGCTCTATATCTCTCACTTGTGCCCAGATCCCGATTCAGCTGCATTGTATTGAAGATACAAGAATGACTGCGAAGATATAGTTAATGAACTACTTGGACGTTCCCATAGTTCCACCAGAAGTTGTGCCATACACCAAAAGATGTGTTATACACCATCAAGAGATTCTAGACAGCTGATACACATCGAGAGGACAGACATTTCGTCAACGACCAAACTGGTTCCTCTCATGACTAAGAAAATAGCCAGGTATTACCCTACTGTATTACCTAATCAAACCCAAATCGCGAAAATCATATAATCACTACAGCTCAGACGCACTCCACCACATATTAGACACGACTTTTAGACGTTTGAAAACGTGCAAATCACGCGACCAGGGTAGTTGCGACGCGACAAATTGACATTTACGCGCGAAAACACTTGTCGGACGCAAAAATAGCCGCCGCATCGCCCCCTTTTCCCCCACGACGCCAACCTCTCATGACCACCCCACCACCAGGATTCAGGACGCTCAGAGAGCTCCACATGTTGAAAAACAACTCAATGGTCAATGTCATTGCTCGTGTGCTGGCCAACCCGCCGGGTCTGATTTCTCTCACCGACCTAACCATTTGCGACCGGTCGGAAACCGACTTCGACGTGGTGGCCAACTTTGACAGAAACCCAGGCGAATGGCACCCTACAGAAACCCCACAAGTCGGTGATGTAGTGGTGCTGACAAACTTCAACAAAAAGACGGGCTACCAGAAGGGAAACCCCGTTCTATACAGCAAGAAACACGTCTCCAAGGTCGTGTTCTACAACCAGAACTTGAAGTCATACAACAAGTATCCTGCCCACGAACCTCCAGCAGAATACATCTCTAGTCACCCCGTCTACAAATACATATCCATTCTGATCGATGACTGGAAGCAGGACCCCAGATCTGGCTGGGACGGagatgcagcagctgtCATGTCGTTCTCCATGAGTCTCGAAGAAGTGAGCAAAAAGTTCGACACGAGCAGATTGACGACAATCAAGGGCAAGATCAGCGAGCTGGATACCGACGTATTCCAACTCACTGACGCCCCAGGCTGGAAGGTCCAGTTGGGAGCTTACAAATTCGAGGACGAAATGAGACAGAGATGCAGAGAGAAGTACTCATGCCACGTGGAACTCAGCCACGTGAGATTCAAGTCATATGACAAGAGCTCGAGGAAGCTGTTTGCGAAAATGACTGACCGAACCTCCATTGATCCAGTGGAGGGCAAAGAACTGGAATCGTTGAAGGCCAGACTGAGTGGCAAGAGCAAAAAAGCAGATACGGATGCGCCTTCAGAAGACAATGAGGTGAACATTGTGCCATCCAAGAAGGTCCAGAGATCCGATGATGACAGCGAGTCAgagcaggtggaggacTCTCCTGAAACTCCGGCATATTCCACCCCTGAATCTTTTGAGCTTCAATCGGAAACAAATCTCGACTCGCAACATTCTGAGACAGAAGAAATGGGCGACGACGCCATAAATGATCTTGTCAATGCCGTTTGCGGATCACCTGAAAGCTCGGCCAAGCCGGATTCGCCCTTTTCACATGACAAGTCCGAGACCGGGCAGAATAAGCCTCCTCCAAGTGGCCAGCCCAGAATGACTTCCCCCACTCCCCTTAGACCCGAGCCTGACCTCTTGAGTCATCTGTCTCAAGGGACTTTAACCAATAGAGATATCAGGTCCAGGGATGTTTCACCCCGTGCCCGTGAAGATGATTCGGAGCAACCCGTCATACCCCATGAGATTCCAGTTCGAAAGAAACTCAAATCCGAATCTCCCATGTCGCGCACGCCTTTCAGCAGACCTCAAGTGTCGCAGCCGCCACCAGTGTCTCCCGTGTCGCAGGGACCATCAGTGTCTCCCGTGTCGCAGGGACCATCAGTGTCGCCTGTGTCGCAGGGGACACCAGCACAAGAGTTTCCTACAGCGTCGCAGTCCGGCCCGATGTTGGTCATGTCTGAGTACATCGTTCCCGACATTGAAGAGCCGTACCTTGTTGTTTCAGGGGTGGTGAGGGGAGCCAGAGTGACCGACAAGGGTTTTTTGTCTTTCGCGGTATACTGCGAATGCGTGAACAAACTGTTCACGGTGAAGATCCGCAAGGAAGATGAGGGAGagttcctccttggcgttTCCAAGCGCAATCAAGAGATGAAGCTGAAGGCGTTGGTCTCTTGGGCAGCCCAACAGGAACATGTCAAGGTCAATCTCATTCAGGACGAGCACAAGAACGAGAATGGGGAGTCGGAGTACTGGAGCGTCGGCAACTCGCTGGAGTGGCAGATGTAAATACACTGACGaatgatggagatgaatACATTGTGATGTGAGTGACTTTTTGACGTGATGAGAGGACAGAGGGGTATTATAACAGACGAAAAGGCACAACGCCATTGGGTTACTCCATTCAACTAGACTATGGGCGTCGTGGTGGTAGAATACTGATCTGGTAAATGAAATTCGATGGAATACCACGTTAGAAGTTCTCGGGACGCCGATTCTCCGTAGACCAGTAACCCAGTGGTGAAGTACTAATtcggacgacgacgaggccaacGGGTTGTATAGACAAAGGCATTAGCGCCAGGCGAATGCAATCGCCCTAGACCAATCAACAATTGAGCAGCTGTGAGCATCAAAGTCGAATGAGGTCAACGTTCAAGAAGAGTTACAGTGACACCAAACACAGGTGGTTTAGCTACATTTTCTATGACTAACATAAAGCGGTTTAGCTACCTTTCCGAATGACTAATCTTTCCAGGGCGAGTGGTGATACATTATCATGCACTAGTCTGCCTAATCAGCATCATCAGACATCGGACTTGGGCGGCCCGAATAAGACAAAAATTGTATGAAAAAGGTGGTTGATCAATGTCTCAATAGATAGTGCCCATAAAGGCAATTGAGACGATATAGATACATTaatttgtactgtactatatATACCCTTTTCACTGTACCTCTTCCGATGTGAGTCCGCAAGCTCAAGTCGTATCGTAAGGCTGATTCGACCATTCAGCCGATATAATGTTTTTGACCAGGAACCACGAGTGCAAGAACGAAATTGTTCTACAGGTAGATGTGCTCTTGTAGTATATCTGATACCATACATAATCGATACATTTCAATATTTTCCTGAAGATCTCAACTCATAGACGGGAAGATAGAGAGAGCAGAGACTATTactatatactgtagtacagtTGCTAATATGACAAGTGCTAGAGACAAAGCTAACAATCCTCGTGTCCATTAATGCTCGTAAATCACAAAACTTCATTATCTCCTTGAATTCCGTGGTCAGTTTACTCACCTCGAAAGTTGACATGAGGGAGAGTCTGTTTTGtgtgtacgagtacgagtgtTGTACCTACTGCAAGtaatgtacagtacatcccCTCCTAGAACCAAATATTCAGATGCCTGATCTTTTTAGTCCTTCTCTTGCCCTTCCTCACCACTCTGCTATCCCTCACTCTGTTCTTCCTCCCCCAACCTCTCTTGCACCCTCCTGTCCACAGCTTCGATACTAACATTGCCCAAATAACGATAATAAGAGATCCAAATAGCATCATCATAACATTGAGCAAAGGGAAAGTCCAACAGAAAAGACGAGATGGCAGTGTCCATCAACAACTGCCAGCTTTCTTCGCTTCTATGAGGGAACCTCACATGAATCAGTCTTCGTACACGTGCCTCCCCAGAACCTGGTCTGTACCTGTTTTGAGCCATATAAGCCGCAGCAAGTATTCTGTCATGAACAGGAGTATACAGGGGCTTCTTCCGATAGGCCTCAGGATATCCCTGTTTAAAATGTTCCATGTACTCCTCCACAAGCTGGTTCTCCACCGCGGGTAGAGGTATCTGTCCATATCGACGAACAGCCTGACTCCACCATTTTCTTCCCAGCCAACCCCATTCCTGTTTAGAGCGGTGAGGGTACCGTTCAGCCAGAAGTTCCAGAGCAGTATCCTGATAGTACTCGTTCAAAGCGAAGACTGGCTTCACAACCTCAATTTCCATGGCATCTAAGCAGTCTAAAACCTCCCTCAGCTCCTTTGTCCAGTTCAGATACTC
The Yarrowia lipolytica chromosome 1A, complete sequence genome window above contains:
- a CDS encoding uncharacterized protein (Compare to YALI0A01826g, weakly similar to DEHA0C16203g Debaryomyces hansenii IPF 3466.1), whose protein sequence is MTTPPPGFRTLRELHMLKNNSMVNVIARVLANPPGLISLTDLTICDRSETDFDVVANFDRNPGEWHPTETPQVGDVVVLTNFNKKTGYQKGNPVLYSKKHVSKVVFYNQNLKSYNKYPAHEPPAEYISSHPVYKYISILIDDWKQDPRSGWDGDAAAVMSFSMSLEEVSKKFDTSRLTTIKGKISELDTDVFQLTDAPGWKVQLGAYKFEDEMRQRCREKYSCHVELSHVRFKSYDKSSRKLFAKMTDRTSIDPVEGKELESLKARLSGKSKKADTDAPSEDNEVNIVPSKKVQRSDDDSESEQVEDSPETPAYSTPESFELQSETNLDSQHSETEEMGDDAINDLVNAVCGSPESSAKPDSPFSHDKSETGQNKPPPSGQPRMTSPTPLRPEPDLLSHLSQGTLTNRDIRSRDVSPRAREDDSEQPVIPHEIPVRKKLKSESPMSRTPFSRPQVSQPPPVSPVSQGPSVSPVSQGPSVSPVSQGTPAQEFPTASQSGPMLVMSEYIVPDIEEPYLVVSGVVRGARVTDKGFLSFAVYCECVNKLFTVKIRKEDEGEFLLGVSKRNQEMKLKALVSWAAQQEHVKVNLIQDEHKNENGESEYWSVGNSLEWQM
- a CDS encoding uncharacterized protein (Compare to YALI0A01760g, weakly similar to uniprot|Q9XBG6 Bradyrhizobium japonicum YaeN protein), whose product is MPLNTLTKLPRLALAVSGGSDSMALAYMISQTPGLSEKTTAYTVDHGVRSESSSEAQNVHEIVSRLGINHRILKLDALNDTKELSMRQARYSKLIAAMNDDGVSTVVTAHTQDDCIETFVVRMLRGSGLFGLAGIQPRVSFNPYTWGGGGIALKQHSRTELASGWKLMRPLLGLTKSHLRNVLVKNNIPWFEDPTNQNVEIAERNLVRKMYYEYPELIPEEFQASNVLRLLEKLNGYRIKCETEASEVSSRLLAASQSPDGTITLSEEQVKGVLTKLPHDTLQLVLRNILSPLSPLPDLSLRLHRLRGLTGRFEAGNKFNLAGVDFSLRNDKWQLSREVPRRPSDHVVQLTPGRVSLWDNRFFVVSDLPKATVQFIDWDSHRELFKSKEELNKARDQARKRNPILVYEGGYSFPALQRGVLNTMPK
- a CDS encoding uncharacterized protein (Compare to YALI0A01848g, weakly similar to uniprot|Q6C8F9 Yarrowia lipolytica YALI0D19998g); the encoded protein is MSNLVRHRHRLKKKGLNWLDFYDPISDSHASKQLIWTFWNYGLIEKRNPREIVNTIARLYLQRYPRRFRDTNEISTKVYEVIVACIKRMERKPPGFPHTLPAFCTVALLKRIVQKHRRKGGVYPFEYLNWTKELREVLDCLDAMEIEVVKPVFALNEYYQDTALELLAERYPHRSKQEWGWLGRKWWSQAVRRYGQIPLPAVENQLVEEYMEHFKQGYPEAYRKKPLYTPVHDRILAAAYMAQNRYRPGSGEARVRRLIHVRFPHRSEESWQLLMDTAISSFLLDFPFAQCYDDAIWISYYRYLGNVSIEAVDRRVQERLGEEEQSEG
- a CDS encoding uncharacterized protein (Compare to YALI0A01782g, weakly similar to uniprot|P32357 Saccharomyces cerevisiae YBL074c AAR2 A1 cistron splicing factor, similar to Saccharomyces cerevisiae AAR2 (YBL074C); ancestral locus Anc_7.396), which gives rise to MSRPPKTTIALDIPAGWLVGIDLYYFTSTPTFKGIKSIPPGRTHILHWGQDETSVRNGVVFEAKEGEVLIFKWDSKKEEMLTNQTIDIAEALSIVPEQYPYMLAFDTISEEHHTAESADFATLTNHVTQSVVSSVIAPDVVVSSTTATAQEAGVLKGALQKSKEQRDKRHASPVAESDVSSSTKKDASHDIPADEMNNITPGFENLDKEPTLNFPALTPDHTWRPGSTGRERTLDSLDSSWYIENVLLKDSSSSSLLGYLQLSFLLCLVLSNYSSSITWRDYIKILCKGEELSSKNPDLYVQFFDILVHQLTVAPAEYLDGLLELSALMEPLGNLKEIIFEGQRGFNNEEDAVNPRLKRGFDKLEGELEKMGYKLQKPEED